The following coding sequences lie in one Bacillota bacterium genomic window:
- a CDS encoding CRISPR-associated protein, with protein sequence MFKQLYNEATLTLRIEPEGPMLIKAGEGGADPTRPDMEFVRTIYQGRETIYLPGSSLKGVIRAHCERLARTVQPDDVAGELSKRRLSCDPLHEKISCSQQWEKEKEDLAGKAEEIYRRSCFVCRLFGNTRLASRMRVTDAYPDDPERVKTEERNGVAIDRVFGSVAVGPFNYEVATSGTFTCRIQVRNFTIAQLGLLALALRDFEMQRVGVGFAKSRGLGMVKACVTEVAFRYPACTLKETLTLPGSNKPGTPPTQLAGAGKFIPGESYGLDDGDSIALPDGVVLTADDWGEPYVTLTDDAQIKALWRECVKAWRQVVEQVVGGRW encoded by the coding sequence ATGTTCAAGCAGCTTTACAACGAAGCGACATTAACGTTGCGCATCGAGCCGGAGGGCCCCATGCTTATCAAAGCCGGCGAGGGCGGCGCCGACCCGACCCGACCCGACATGGAGTTCGTGCGGACGATCTATCAGGGCAGGGAAACTATCTATCTGCCTGGCAGCAGTTTGAAAGGTGTCATCCGGGCGCACTGTGAAAGGCTTGCCCGCACCGTACAGCCTGATGATGTAGCCGGGGAACTCTCCAAGCGGCGGTTGAGCTGCGATCCTCTCCACGAGAAGATTTCCTGCAGCCAGCAGTGGGAGAAGGAAAAGGAAGATCTGGCAGGCAAGGCAGAAGAAATTTACCGCCGTTCCTGTTTTGTTTGTCGCTTGTTCGGAAATACAAGGCTTGCCAGTCGTATGCGGGTGACCGATGCCTATCCAGATGACCCCGAGAGGGTAAAGACTGAGGAGCGTAACGGTGTCGCCATCGACCGGGTATTTGGTTCGGTTGCCGTTGGGCCCTTCAACTACGAGGTGGCGACCTCAGGAACATTTACCTGTCGGATTCAGGTGCGCAACTTCACCATCGCTCAGCTTGGGCTGCTGGCTTTAGCGCTACGGGATTTTGAGATGCAACGCGTTGGTGTAGGTTTTGCCAAGTCGCGAGGGCTAGGCATGGTAAAAGCGTGCGTTACAGAGGTTGCCTTCCGCTATCCTGCTTGTACGCTGAAGGAAACGCTAACGTTGCCGGGCAGCAACAAACCGGGCACTCCGCCCACTCAACTGGCAGGCGCGGGAAAGTTTATACCGGGTGAGAGTTACGGGCTGGACGACGGCGATAGTATTGCCCTGCCTGATGGTGTGGTGTTGACTGCTGACGATTGGGGCGAGCCGTATGTGACGCTCACAGACGATGCTCAGATAAAGGCGCTCTGGCGCGAGTGCGTAAAGGCATGGCGGCAGGTTGTTGAGCAGGTGGTGGGCGGAAGATGGTGA
- a CDS encoding CRISPR-associated RAMP protein has translation MFDRFRSRLELSGWLTAETAFRIGAGRSTEVVGTDLPVVRDALGRPYIPGSSFKGVLRSRLESLVRAVSNNRKVVCNPAESEEWCITAQDMQEFKERVREVDARQRDEVLTERIISESCLLCLTFGSPWLASKVLVRDLLVDESLWFGQFQIRDGVAIDRDTETAAEGKLYDYEVVPAGTRFGVRLLMENGEPWQWGMLFIGLKEFEHGYVPIGGSKSRGLGWVRLNWEERKLFLLDGEEGEARLEKLIRFLDGEGFEDVGDQMVRTWIEAFKKKLAKAAGQVMV, from the coding sequence ATGTTCGATAGATTCCGGAGCCGCCTCGAACTATCCGGCTGGCTTACTGCTGAGACCGCCTTCCGCATCGGTGCAGGGCGTTCGACAGAAGTAGTCGGTACCGATCTGCCGGTGGTGCGGGATGCTCTTGGCAGGCCTTACATTCCCGGCTCCAGCTTCAAAGGCGTGCTGCGTTCGCGGCTGGAAAGCCTGGTGCGGGCAGTCAGCAATAATCGTAAGGTTGTGTGCAATCCTGCAGAGAGCGAGGAATGGTGCATCACCGCACAAGACATGCAGGAATTTAAGGAGAGGGTGCGCGAGGTCGATGCACGCCAGCGTGACGAAGTCTTAACAGAGCGCATTATAAGCGAGAGCTGTCTGCTTTGCCTCACCTTCGGCTCACCGTGGCTGGCATCCAAAGTATTGGTGCGCGATTTACTGGTGGACGAAAGCCTGTGGTTTGGCCAGTTTCAGATCCGGGACGGCGTCGCGATTGACAGAGATACCGAAACGGCGGCTGAAGGCAAGCTCTACGACTATGAAGTTGTTCCGGCAGGCACCCGCTTTGGTGTCCGATTGCTCATGGAGAACGGCGAGCCGTGGCAGTGGGGGATGCTCTTTATTGGACTGAAAGAATTTGAGCACGGTTACGTTCCTATTGGCGGCAGCAAAAGCCGCGGTTTAGGTTGGGTCAGGCTGAACTGGGAGGAGCGTAAGCTGTTTTTACTTGACGGTGAAGAAGGTGAGGCCCGCCTCGAGAAACTCATTCGCTTTCTGGACGGTGAGGGGTTTGAGGATGTGGGCGATCAGATGGTGAGGACGTGGATTGAGGCCTTCAAGAAGAAACTTGCAAAGGCAGCAGGGCAGGTGATGGTCTGA
- the csx10 gene encoding CRISPR-associated RAMP protein Csx10 yields MERLRVEIEAESPLCFSERRPAGQFRESMHYVPGSVLRGAVADLMLRDNLEGSAEFKALFNSSHPAVFTNAYPAPYVFPATAVSCKVEGGLRGEGKHGVIDTLIEQLCFEALKPAGLLYLPKCGYFLSAGRRCGARMERHSGFYYRDGDAFRPGKVTQRLLTRVAINRCRAVAEDELLYSPIVISEGSYDSDGKYRPAIFLAIITTTAHADLLSQYLRQIRHLGSGISRGLGQVRLKPEKMTVDDNEHLEQIRQRRQKLNDAIREFWSLLKGLPGCGQPKHNPDNGTYFTINLYSDAVLKEDGWLPTMVLSERMLQRLCKVHDDSLQLVRAYSSYDYRGGWNVAWGLPKDVDVVASRGSVFLFWTKHPEQWDKALLDMERWGIGERTAEGFGQVRVCDEFHVLARREHPV; encoded by the coding sequence GTGGAGCGATTAAGGGTTGAGATTGAGGCAGAGTCGCCGCTCTGCTTCAGTGAACGGCGTCCTGCAGGGCAGTTCCGAGAAAGCATGCATTATGTTCCCGGTTCGGTGCTGCGGGGCGCTGTGGCCGATTTGATGCTGAGGGATAACCTGGAAGGCAGTGCCGAATTCAAAGCGCTTTTTAACAGCAGTCACCCTGCGGTTTTCACTAACGCTTACCCCGCGCCTTACGTGTTCCCGGCGACAGCGGTGTCGTGCAAAGTTGAAGGCGGCCTGCGCGGCGAGGGGAAACACGGAGTTATAGACACCCTGATAGAGCAGCTCTGTTTCGAGGCGCTAAAACCGGCAGGGTTGCTGTATCTGCCTAAGTGCGGCTACTTTCTATCTGCCGGGAGGCGCTGCGGCGCCAGGATGGAACGGCACTCCGGGTTCTATTACCGTGACGGAGACGCTTTTCGCCCCGGGAAAGTTACCCAGCGGTTGCTTACACGCGTGGCCATTAACCGCTGCAGGGCCGTTGCTGAGGATGAACTGTTATACTCGCCCATTGTCATCAGTGAAGGTAGTTATGACAGCGACGGCAAATACCGCCCCGCGATTTTTCTGGCGATCATCACAACGACTGCTCACGCGGATCTGCTTTCTCAATACCTCAGGCAAATCAGGCATTTGGGCAGCGGTATCTCGCGCGGCCTGGGGCAGGTGCGCTTGAAACCGGAAAAAATGACTGTGGATGATAACGAGCATCTTGAGCAGATCCGGCAGCGGAGACAGAAATTAAACGATGCTATTAGGGAATTTTGGAGCCTGTTAAAGGGACTGCCGGGTTGTGGCCAGCCTAAGCACAACCCCGATAACGGTACTTACTTCACCATTAACCTATACTCAGACGCCGTGTTGAAAGAAGACGGCTGGCTGCCAACGATGGTGTTGAGCGAGCGGATGCTTCAACGCCTGTGTAAGGTACACGACGACTCGCTCCAGCTTGTTCGCGCTTACAGCAGCTATGACTACCGCGGTGGTTGGAACGTGGCGTGGGGACTGCCGAAGGATGTGGATGTTGTGGCGTCAAGGGGGAGCGTGTTTCTCTTCTGGACGAAGCATCCTGAGCAGTGGGATAAGGCACTGCTTGACATGGAGCGATGGGGCATCGGAGAGAGAACGGCGGAAGGGTTTGGGCAGGTGCGCGTATGTGATGAATTTCATGTCTTGGCAAGGAGGGAACATCCGGTATGA